A region from the Campylobacter subantarcticus LMG 24377 genome encodes:
- a CDS encoding pimeloyl-ACP methyl esterase BioG family protein: MKTHFLHENASSRELILFFSGFCSHFSHFAHLKSDVNVLMVYDYTSFDWEFDLHKFEKITLVGFSMGVCVASKLLKDIKFDKKIAINGTNLPIDDEFGIKKAIFKLTMKRFALEDFKANLFEKRMSLSDEFYFEKNEYLKAELLSLYEFCTKDLNENFTWDKAIISKDDKIFPPKHAFHFFKEKAMFVDEPHFAFFKYRTWEALCKLS, from the coding sequence TTGAAAACTCATTTTTTACATGAAAATGCAAGTTCGCGTGAGTTGATTTTGTTTTTTTCAGGGTTTTGCTCGCATTTTAGCCATTTTGCACATTTAAAAAGCGATGTAAATGTTTTAATGGTGTATGATTATACGAGTTTTGATTGGGAATTTGATCTTCATAAATTTGAAAAAATCACCCTTGTTGGTTTTTCTATGGGAGTTTGCGTCGCGAGTAAACTTTTAAAAGATATAAAATTTGATAAAAAAATAGCCATAAATGGCACCAATTTACCTATAGATGATGAATTTGGGATCAAAAAAGCCATTTTTAAACTAACGATGAAAAGATTTGCCTTGGAAGATTTTAAAGCGAATTTATTTGAAAAAAGAATGAGTTTAAGTGATGAATTTTACTTTGAAAAAAATGAGTATTTAAAAGCGGAGCTTTTAAGTTTATATGAGTTTTGCACTAAAGACTTAAATGAAAATTTCACTTGGGATAAAGCCATAATCAGTAAAGATGATAAAATCTTTCCGCCAAAGCATGCTTTTCATTTTTTCAAAGAAAAGGCAATGTTTGTTGATGAACCACATTTTGCATTTTTTAAATACCGCACTTGGGAAGCACTTTGCAAACTTTCATAA
- a CDS encoding aminotransferase class I/II-fold pyridoxal phosphate-dependent enzyme has protein sequence MQIAQILDELKQQDNFRILRSLKHEGKYVIYNGQKLLNLASNDYLNLSNEKALKQDFLTHLKEFEFSSSSSRSLSGNYAIFDEFESFLETKLGKKILHFNNGYALNVSCLQALASIKNTLFLADKQVHASIIDGLRLGGAKFIRFKHNDIKHLQSLVQKHHKEFENIIIVSEALFSMDGDFAPIKEFINLKKEFKNIKIYIDEAHSIGCFSDDGLGYVKFLGLEKEVDFLVFTFGKAIASTGACMISDEKDFFINKARAFIYSTAIAPINVAWTLHVFKHLHEFSAQRKELLELSTWFKNALASKGAVLGEAYVISFILGQNALASEISQKLLENGIFAPAIKEPTVAKNTARIRFSLHAGLVKKDLEKVLEVL, from the coding sequence ATGCAAATTGCACAAATTTTAGATGAGTTAAAACAACAAGATAATTTTAGAATTCTACGCTCATTAAAACATGAGGGAAAATATGTCATTTATAATGGGCAAAAATTGCTAAATTTAGCGAGTAATGATTATCTAAATTTAAGCAATGAAAAAGCATTAAAGCAAGATTTTTTAACACATTTAAAAGAATTTGAATTTTCTAGTTCAAGTTCAAGAAGCTTGAGTGGAAATTATGCGATTTTTGATGAATTTGAAAGCTTTTTAGAAACTAAATTAGGCAAAAAAATTTTGCATTTTAACAACGGCTATGCCTTAAATGTTAGCTGTTTGCAAGCTTTAGCAAGCATTAAAAATACTTTGTTTTTAGCAGATAAACAAGTGCATGCAAGTATCATCGATGGTTTAAGGCTTGGCGGGGCTAAATTTATAAGATTTAAGCACAATGATATAAAGCATTTGCAAAGCTTAGTGCAAAAACACCATAAAGAATTTGAAAATATCATCATCGTAAGTGAAGCGTTATTTAGTATGGATGGAGATTTTGCACCTATAAAAGAATTCATAAATTTAAAAAAAGAATTTAAAAATATCAAAATTTACATTGATGAAGCTCATAGCATAGGGTGTTTTAGTGATGATGGTTTGGGTTATGTGAAATTTTTGGGCTTAGAAAAGGAAGTGGATTTTTTAGTTTTTACCTTTGGTAAAGCCATAGCTTCTACGGGAGCTTGTATGATAAGTGATGAAAAAGATTTTTTTATCAACAAAGCAAGGGCCTTTATATACTCAACTGCTATTGCGCCTATCAATGTAGCTTGGACTTTGCATGTTTTTAAGCATTTGCATGAATTTAGCGCTCAAAGAAAAGAACTTTTAGAGTTAAGCACTTGGTTTAAAAATGCTTTAGCAAGTAAAGGTGCAGTTCTAGGCGAGGCTTATGTGATATCTTTTATTTTAGGGCAAAATGCACTAGCTAGTGAAATTTCACAAAAGCTTTTAGAAAATGGTATTTTTGCACCTGCTATTAAAGAGCCAACCGTAGCTAAAAATACAGCTAGAATTCGCTTTTCTTTGCATGCTGGGCTAGTGAAAAAAGATTTAGAAAAGGTTTTGGAGGTACTTTGA
- a CDS encoding TPR repeat protein, Sel1 subfamily has protein sequence MKKVLIILTILFSNFAYSQEDILEKGIKAYESGDYINAMKYYKQACDLNNGFGCYNLGFMYDEMLLKKDNFKAVEFYKKACDLNVGKGCVNLGFMYKNGESIRKDNFKAVELYQKSCNLNEGSGCSNLGFMYQNGQGVKKDNFKAVELYQKACDLNFGLGCTNLGAMYVGGKGVRIDNFKAVKLYQKACDLNDGLGCIRLGFMYGFGNGVKKDISKALEYFGKACDLKNEDGCMLYANFKEQF, from the coding sequence ATGAAAAAAGTTTTGATTATCTTAACGATTTTATTTTCAAATTTTGCATACTCACAAGAGGATATACTCGAAAAAGGAATTAAAGCCTATGAGAGTGGTGATTATATAAATGCTATGAAGTATTACAAGCAAGCCTGTGATTTAAATAATGGTTTTGGTTGTTATAATCTTGGTTTTATGTATGATGAAATGCTTTTAAAAAAAGACAATTTTAAAGCAGTGGAGTTTTATAAAAAAGCCTGTGATTTAAATGTTGGCAAGGGGTGTGTTAATCTTGGTTTTATGTATAAAAATGGAGAAAGTATTAGAAAAGATAATTTCAAAGCGGTAGAATTGTATCAAAAATCATGTAATTTAAATGAAGGCTCGGGTTGTTCTAATCTTGGTTTTATGTATCAAAATGGACAAGGTGTAAAAAAGGATAATTTTAAGGCAGTAGAATTGTATCAAAAGGCATGTGACTTAAATTTCGGCTTAGGCTGTACCAATCTTGGCGCTATGTATGTAGGTGGAAAAGGTGTAAGAATAGATAATTTTAAAGCAGTCAAATTATATCAAAAAGCTTGCGATTTAAATGATGGATTAGGCTGTATTCGCCTTGGATTTATGTATGGGTTTGGAAATGGTGTTAAAAAAGATATTTCCAAAGCTTTAGAGTATTTTGGCAAAGCTTGTGACTTAAAAAATGAAGATGGGTGTATGCTTTATGCAAATTTTAAAGAACAATTTTAG
- a CDS encoding adenosylmethionine--8-amino-7-oxononanoate transaminase: MNLKELDLKHIWHPCTQMSDHEFLPLIPIKKAKGVYLYDFDEKSYIDCISSWWVNIFGHCNEHINEKIKDQLQSLEHVLLAGFSHEPIIELSQRLCKLLPFDKCFFADNGSSAIEVALKMSFQYHLNNGSKKDKFLSLSNSYHGETLGALSVGDVALYKKTYEPLLLKSITTPVPTSKDYTKELEILESILKNHHHEICAFILEPLLQCAGNMHMYELGYLNEAIKLAKSYGVQVIFDEIATGFGRTGEMFALDYCSQSIDYICLSKAITGGYLPLSVVLTKDEIYEKFYDSYESQKAFLHSHSYTGNALACAAANATLDIFEKENIITKNKIKSAFIKTQWESLKEFDFLGNFRNLGMVSAFDIQKSKYQRAGLEVFQRALEKGLLLRPLGNTIYFMPPYVINEDEINYVVQSLREIFKDF; this comes from the coding sequence ATGAATTTAAAAGAACTAGACTTAAAACACATTTGGCACCCTTGCACGCAAATGAGCGATCATGAGTTTTTACCTTTAATACCTATAAAAAAGGCTAAGGGAGTGTATTTGTATGATTTTGATGAAAAATCCTACATAGACTGCATTAGCTCTTGGTGGGTGAATATCTTTGGCCATTGTAATGAACATATCAATGAAAAAATCAAAGATCAACTTCAAAGTTTAGAGCATGTCTTGCTGGCTGGCTTTTCACATGAGCCCATCATAGAGCTTTCACAAAGACTTTGCAAGCTTTTACCTTTTGATAAATGCTTTTTTGCAGACAATGGTAGTTCAGCCATAGAAGTGGCTTTAAAAATGAGTTTTCAATACCACTTAAACAATGGCTCTAAAAAGGATAAATTCTTATCACTTAGCAATTCTTACCATGGAGAAACCTTAGGTGCATTAAGCGTTGGCGATGTAGCGCTTTATAAAAAAACCTATGAGCCTTTACTTTTAAAAAGTATCACAACGCCTGTGCCAACAAGCAAGGATTATACAAAAGAACTTGAAATTTTAGAAAGCATTTTAAAAAATCATCATCATGAAATTTGTGCTTTTATACTTGAACCTTTACTTCAATGTGCGGGCAATATGCATATGTATGAGCTTGGGTATTTAAATGAAGCGATTAAACTTGCTAAAAGTTATGGCGTACAAGTGATATTTGATGAGATAGCCACAGGTTTTGGACGCACAGGGGAAATGTTTGCGCTTGATTATTGCTCACAAAGTATTGATTATATATGTCTTTCTAAAGCTATCACGGGTGGGTATTTACCACTTTCAGTGGTGCTTACTAAAGATGAAATTTATGAGAAATTTTATGATAGTTATGAGAGTCAAAAGGCCTTTTTGCACTCTCACTCTTACACGGGTAATGCCCTAGCTTGTGCGGCGGCTAATGCGACTTTGGATATTTTTGAAAAAGAAAATATCATCACAAAAAATAAAATCAAAAGTGCTTTTATAAAAACTCAATGGGAGAGTTTAAAAGAATTTGACTTTTTAGGAAATTTTAGAAATTTAGGTATGGTAAGTGCATTTGATATACAAAAAAGCAAATACCAAAGAGCAGGACTTGAAGTCTTTCAAAGAGCCTTAGAAAAAGGCTTGCTTTTAAGACCACTTGGAAATACAATCTACTTCATGCCACCATATGTTATCAATGAAGATGAGATTAATTATGTAGTGCAGTCTTTAAGAGAGATTTTCAAGGATTTTTAA
- the bioD gene encoding dethiobiotin synthase, translated as MKIYISGIDTNVGKTYLSARLCKELDFDYFKLIQAGVPKDSEAIAQFSPKTKIFKEGVFLQTPASPHKGRILENLNYKAFDIQIPQSDKLIIELAGGLFSPLDDEKTMIDYMSAFKHPTILVAKDYLGSINHTLLSIEALKQRDIKILALILKSQDNFSKDFISNYAKIPIIEFDDKVCKKLLKILENLS; from the coding sequence ATGAAAATATACATTAGTGGTATAGACACAAATGTTGGCAAAACTTATCTAAGTGCTAGACTTTGTAAGGAATTGGATTTTGATTATTTTAAGCTTATTCAAGCAGGTGTGCCAAAAGATAGCGAGGCAATAGCTCAATTTAGCCCAAAAACTAAGATTTTTAAAGAAGGTGTGTTTTTACAAACTCCTGCTTCACCGCATAAAGGTAGGATTTTAGAGAATTTAAACTACAAAGCCTTTGATATACAAATTCCACAAAGTGATAAACTCATCATCGAGTTAGCTGGTGGGCTTTTTTCGCCTCTTGATGATGAAAAAACGATGATTGATTATATGAGCGCGTTTAAGCATCCTACGATTTTAGTCGCAAAAGACTATCTAGGAAGTATCAATCACACGCTTTTAAGCATAGAAGCACTCAAACAAAGAGATATTAAAATCCTTGCTTTAATCTTAAAAAGCCAAGATAATTTTAGCAAGGATTTTATAAGCAACTATGCTAAAATTCCTATCATAGAATTTGATGATAAAGTGTGCAAAAAGCTTTTAAAAATCCTTGAAAATCTCTCTTAA
- a CDS encoding DMT family transporter: protein MEWFFLFLATAFEIFGVIIMKQLVSTKNKLYLLALIVCFGFSFGFLSLSMQSIAMSVAYSIWTGAGTAGGVIIGVLFYKESKSFLKLFLIALIIACTVGLKILS, encoded by the coding sequence ATGGAATGGTTTTTTTTATTCTTAGCGACTGCTTTTGAAATTTTTGGCGTGATTATCATGAAACAGCTTGTAAGCACTAAAAACAAGCTTTATCTTTTAGCTTTGATAGTGTGTTTTGGTTTTTCATTTGGTTTTTTAAGCCTTAGTATGCAAAGTATTGCTATGAGTGTGGCTTATTCTATATGGACAGGTGCAGGAACAGCAGGTGGGGTCATCATAGGAGTGCTTTTTTACAAAGAAAGCAAAAGCTTTTTAAAGCTTTTTTTGATCGCTCTCATCATTGCTTGTACTGTGGGTTTAAAAATACTCTCATAG
- a CDS encoding DMT family transporter — protein MIERTKISSNFGWFMVILGGLVECFWVSGLKYSTEVWHYILTIIGICISFICFLKACERLEVSIAYSVFVGIGSVGVVFNEMFIFNEPTSITKLVLIAILLLSIIGLKIISKETK, from the coding sequence ATGATAGAAAGAACAAAAATAAGTTCTAATTTTGGTTGGTTTATGGTTATTTTAGGTGGTTTGGTTGAGTGTTTTTGGGTAAGTGGTTTAAAATACTCAACCGAGGTATGGCATTATATTTTAACGATTATTGGTATATGTATATCCTTTATATGTTTTCTAAAAGCTTGCGAAAGACTTGAAGTAAGCATTGCTTATAGTGTTTTTGTCGGTATTGGTTCAGTTGGAGTGGTGTTTAATGAAATGTTTATTTTTAATGAGCCAACTTCCATTACCAAGCTTGTTTTAATAGCCATTTTGCTTTTAAGCATTATAGGCCTTAAGATCATCAGCAAGGAAACTAAGTAA
- a CDS encoding isoaspartyl peptidase/L-asparaginase family protein translates to MGFLVNSKKALIILASLIFLTSDTFANDFKPIIVIHGGTSGLGLTKEEFTKREKVMKESLKTGQNILEKGGSSVDAVIAAIKVMEDSPEFNAGKGAVFTSDGFNELDASLMDGKSLNAGAIAMARTIKNPIEAARVVMDKTPHTLIAGEGADRLAKNSSLEIVDQKYFYTDHRYKQFQEAKKSKEVLLDSDKAKAHLGINTEPYLGTVGAIALDKNGNLAAGTSTGGTTNKMTGRIGDSPIIGAGNYANNDSVAVSCTGTGDIYIRAVAAHEVASLYKYKKLPIEKAAQETIKEVAALGGTGGIISIDKNGNVGYAWTKDKLGMYHGEARIGEEPKVFWPLAK, encoded by the coding sequence ATGGGTTTTTTGGTAAATAGCAAAAAAGCTTTAATAATATTAGCTAGTTTGATATTTCTAACAAGTGATACTTTTGCAAATGACTTTAAACCTATTATAGTAATTCATGGTGGTACAAGTGGCTTAGGACTTACTAAAGAGGAATTTACCAAAAGAGAAAAGGTAATGAAAGAATCTTTAAAAACAGGTCAAAACATACTTGAAAAAGGTGGAAGCTCTGTTGATGCAGTAATAGCTGCCATTAAAGTAATGGAAGATAGTCCTGAATTTAATGCAGGAAAAGGAGCTGTATTTACTTCAGATGGATTTAACGAATTAGATGCTTCTTTAATGGATGGAAAAAGCTTGAATGCAGGCGCAATAGCTATGGCAAGAACTATTAAAAATCCTATAGAAGCAGCAAGGGTTGTAATGGATAAAACCCCTCACACTCTAATAGCAGGAGAAGGAGCTGATAGGCTTGCTAAAAATAGTAGCTTAGAAATAGTTGATCAAAAATATTTTTATACAGATCATAGATACAAGCAATTCCAAGAAGCAAAAAAAAGTAAAGAAGTATTGCTCGATAGTGACAAAGCTAAAGCACACCTTGGCATAAACACCGAACCATATTTAGGCACAGTTGGCGCTATTGCTTTAGATAAAAATGGGAATTTAGCAGCAGGAACGAGCACGGGTGGAACTACAAACAAAATGACAGGTCGCATAGGCGATTCACCTATTATAGGCGCGGGAAATTACGCAAATAATGATTCTGTTGCAGTTTCATGCACAGGAACAGGAGATATTTACATAAGAGCTGTAGCAGCACATGAAGTAGCATCTTTATACAAATACAAAAAACTTCCTATTGAAAAAGCAGCACAAGAAACTATCAAAGAAGTTGCCGCTCTAGGTGGAACAGGTGGTATTATTTCTATAGATAAAAATGGAAATGTAGGATATGC